From one Cucurbita pepo subsp. pepo cultivar mu-cu-16 chromosome LG17, ASM280686v2, whole genome shotgun sequence genomic stretch:
- the LOC111778868 gene encoding homocysteine S-methyltransferase 3-like, with the protein MGSFMADFLQQCGGCSVIDGGFATELERHGADLNDPLWSATCLISSPHLIRRVHLDYLDAGANIICTASYQATIQGFEAKGFSTAESEDLVRRSVEIALEARDIYLQRCTKDSWDFLGSGGSWGRPILIAASIGSYGAYLADGSEYNGNYGDSVTLETLKDFHRRRVQVLANAGADLLAFETIPNKLEAQAYAELLDEEGIQIPAWFAFNSKDGINVVSGDSLSDCASIADASKHVVAVGINCTPPRYIHGLILSIQKVTCKPILVYPNSGETYDGETKQWLKSDGMIEEDFVSYVRKWKEAGASLFGGCCRTTPNTIRGIAKALSLNTV; encoded by the exons ATGGGCAGTTTCATGGCCGATTTTCTCCAGCAGTGCGGCGGCTGTAGCGTCATTGACGGTGGCTTTGCGACCGAACTGGAGCGCCACGGCGCCGATCTCAACGATCCTCTCTGGAGCGCTACATGTCTCATCAGTTCTCCTCACCTCATCCGCCGT GTACATTTAGACTACCTTGATGCTGGGGCCAATATCATTTGCACAGCATCTTATCAG GCTACAATTCAGGGTTTTGAGGCTAAAGGATTTTCTACGGCTGAGAGTGAAGATTTAGTAAGGAGAAGTGTTGAAATTGCACTTGAAGCACGTGATATCTATCTCCAACGGTGTACTAAGGATTCTTGGGATTTTCTTGGAAGTGGAGGGAGTTGGGGAAGGCCGATTCTGATAGCCGCCTCGATTGGCAGCTATGGGGCTTATTTGGCTGACGGATCTGAATACAA TGGGAATTATGGTGATTCAGTGACTCTAGAAACACTGAAAGATTTTCACAGAAGAAGAGTGCAAGTTTTGGCTAATGCAGGTGCTGACTTACTCGCGTTCGAGACGATTCCGAACAAGTTGGAAGCTCAG GCATATGCTGAGCTTCTTGATGAAGAGGGCATTCAAATTCCTGCTTGGTTTGCTTTCAACTCCAAGGATGGAATCAATGTGGTTAGTGGGGATTCATTATCTGACTGTGCCTCCATTGCGGATGCTTCAAAGCACGTTGTTGCTGTTGGAATCAACTGTACTCCTCCCAGATATATTCATGGGCTAATCTTGTCAATTCAGAAG GTCACTTGCAAACCTATATTGGTATATCCAAACAGTGGGGAGACTTATGATGGTGAGACCAAACAGTGGTTG AAATCTGATGGAATGATAGAGGAAGACTTTGTCTCATATGTAAGAAAGTGGAAGGAAGCTGGAGCCTCTCTGTTTGGTGGGTGTTGCAGGACAACTCCAAACACCATCAGAGGCATAGCAAAAGCGCTTTCCCTTAACACCGTTTGA
- the LOC111778869 gene encoding 40S ribosomal protein S3a-like — MAVGKNKRISKGKKGGKKKTVDPFAKKDWYDIKAPSVFNVKNVGKTLVTRTQGTKIASEGLKHRVFEVSLADLQDDEEHAYRKIRLRAEDVQGRNVLTNFWGMNFTTDKLRSLVRKWHTLIEAHVDVKTTDSYTLRMFCIGFTKRRPNQVKRTCYAQSSQIRQIRRKMREIMVNQATSCDLKELVRKFIPESIGKEIEKATSSIYPLQNVFIRKVKILKAPKFDLGKLMEVHGDYSEDVGVKVDRPADEVVEEATEVVGA, encoded by the exons ATGGCTGTCGG AAAAAACAAGAGGATTTCGAAAGGAAAGAAGGGAGGCAAGAAGAAGAC TGTCGACCCATTTGCCAAGAAGGATTGGTACGATATCAAGGCACCTTCTGTGTTCAATGTCAAGAACGTTGGGAAGACACTCGTTACTCGCACTCAGGGTACCAAG ATTGCTTCCGAGGGACTTAAACACCGTGTGTTTGAGGTATCCTTGGCTGACCTTCAGGATGACGAGGAGCACGCCTACCGAAAGATTAGATTGAGAGCCGAAGATGTTCAAGGAAGGAATGTTCTGACTAATTTCTGG GGAATGAATTTTACTACTGATAAATTGAGGTCATTGGTAAGGAAGTGGCATACGTTGATTGAAGCTCATGTGGATGTTAAGACCACAGACAGCTATACTCTGAGGATGTTCTGCATTGGATTTACCAAGAGACGCCCAAACCAGGTTAAAAGGACCTGTTATGCACAATCCAGTCAGATTAGACAG ATTCGCCGAAAGATGAGGGAGATCATGGTAAACCAGGCAACGTCTTGTGATCTGAAAGAGTTGGTTCGTAAGTTTATTCCTGAATCAATTGGAAAAGAAATCGAGAAGGCAACATCTAGCATATACCCTCTACAAAATGTTTTCATCCGGAAGGTCAAGATCTTGAAAGCTCCCAAGTTCGATCTTGGAAAGTTGATGGAG GTTCATGGCGATTATTCGGAAGATGTTGGCGTGAAGGTAGATAGGCCTGCCGATGAAGTTGTCGAGGAGGCCACCGAAGTTGTTGGGGCTTGA
- the LOC111779224 gene encoding RNA polymerase II-associated protein 3-like: MAEAETGSATGSSGGRAEASLKDKGNEFFKAGNYLKAAALYTQAIKLDPSNHALYSNRAAAFLHLVKLNKALADAEMTITLNPQWEKGYFRKGCVLEAMEKYDDALSAFQAALRYNPQSAEVSRKIKRVSQLVKDKMRAQEVENKRSNIDMKKHLDKLKYELSDKYGSEEGCKDIFSFLVETMEAAVRSWHETSNVDAKVYYLLDKEKTDTEKYAPIVNIDKAFESPHMHGDCFQFLRKYAEDSVARAACLVAPKSLISYPQVWKGQGSRKWKHGQHDGFFVQLETPSLRKLWFVPSSNELGRPLCRDPEVLDIGAHELIPRIFKEKLPST; the protein is encoded by the exons ATGGCGGAAGCAGAGACAGGATCAGCTACAGGCAGCAGTGGCGGAAGAGCGGAGGCGTCGCTGAAAGACAAGGGCAATGAGTTTTTCAAAGCAGGAAACTATCTCAAAGCGGCTGCACTTTACACTCAGGCTATCAAGCTAGACCCTTCGAATCATGCTCTTTATAG CAATCGTGCTGCTGCCTTTCTGCATCTAGTTAAGCTTAACAAAGCACTTGCCGACGCTGAGATGACAATTACATTGAACCCACAATGGGAAAAG GGATATTTCAGAAAGGGATGCGTTTTGGAAGCCATGGaaaaatatgatgat GCATTGTCTGCATTTCAAGCCGCCTTACGGTACAATCCACAAAGTGCAGAAGTCTCAAGAAAGATCAAAAGGGTTTCACAGTTAGTGAAAGATAAAATGAGAGCCCAAGAAGTGGAGAACAAGAGATCAAATATAGATATGAAGAAGCACTTGGATAAGCTGAAATATGAACTG TCTGACAAATATGGCTCGGAAGAAGGCTGCAAagacatattttcttttcttgttgagACAATGGAGGCTGCTGTGAGATCATGGCATGAAACTTCCAATGTGGATGCTAAAGTGTACTATTTACTCGATAAGGAAAAGACGGATACCGAAAAATATGCTCCAATTGTTAACATTGATAAG GCATTTGAATCGCCTCACATGCATGGTGATTGTTTTCAATTCTTAAGGAAATATGCCGAGGATTCCGTCGCCCGAGCAGCATGCTTAGTTGCTCCCAAAAGCTTGATATCTTACCCACAG GTCTGGAAAGGACAAGGTTCAAGAAAATGGAAGCATGGACAGCATGATGGTTTCTTTGTTCAGCTTGAAACTCCTTCCCTAAGAAAGCTATGGTTTGTTCCTAGTTCCAATGAACTGGGACGACCATTGTGccg GGATCCTGAGGTTCTGGATATCGGTGCGCATGAACTAATACCGCGCATATTCAAAGAAAAGCTGCCGAGCACTTAG
- the LOC111779223 gene encoding uncharacterized protein LOC111779223, with product MGKTSKWLRSFLTGKKDKEKEKCSSNQNFTTTSECPATPISIRHNPKEKKRWSFRRATTAVSRDSYPLEMVATTMPVAAAAQAAIDMDYEEQRQGLAIVVAKAAAADAAVAAAIKIQSVFRSYLARKALRALRGLVKLQALARGHLVRKQAKATLRCMQALIMAQARARAERIRMIEGKNPSVNKNHFGCTDHVAEENIKIVEMDHGECIQGSKNRTRHERRFTHQAHLVSLVPSTQTDIDPRGCSRHFEDPQDSTTNCMQSLSFEYPMFPSYMANTQSSRAKVRSQSAPKTRPESFERQSSRRRAPTERSSSHMGCAPQDFQYPWTMKLAKSASSVNNSECGSTCTVLTNTNYRSLVACEVRKVPDCHCQESLCTVVPCLEFKDKK from the exons ATGGGAAAGACAAGCAAATGGCTGAGGAGCTTTCTGACAGGGAAGaaagacaaagagaaggaaaaatgcTCGAGTAATCAGAATTTTACGACTACTTCCGAGTGTCCAGCCACCCCGATATCGATTCGACACAATcctaaagagaaaaaaagatggAGTTTTCGAAGAGCCACCACGGCGGTGTCGAGAGATTCATACCCTCTTGAGATGGTTGCTACAACAATGCCTGTTGCTGCAGCTGCACAGGCTGCAATTGATATGGATTATGAAGAACAAAGGCAAGGCTTGGCCATTGTAGTGGCAAAGGCTGCGGCAGCTGATGCTGCTGTGGCTGCTGCCATCAAGATTCAGTCAGTCTTCCGGTCTTATTTG GCAAGAAAAGCACTCAGGGCATTGCGAGGATTGGTGAAGCTGCAGGCACTAGCTAGAGGTCACCTTGTTAGAAAACAGGCCAAAGCTACTCTCCGGTGTATGCAAGCATTGATCATGGCTCAGGCTCGAGCTCGTGCCGAACGGATCAGGATGATCGAAGGGAAAAACCCTTCGGTTAACAAAAATCACTTTGGTTGTACTGATCAT GTTGCAGAGGAAAACATTAAGATTGTGGAGATGGATCATGGAGAGTGTATACAAGGCTCGAAGAACAGGACAAGACATGAACGTAGGTTCACACATCAAGCCCACCTTGTCTCTCTAGTACCATCTACTCAAACCGACATCGACCCACGAGGTTGCAGTCGTCATTTCGAGGACCCACAAGATTCCACAACAAATTGTATGCAGTCTCTGTCTTTTGAGTATCCAATGTTCCCAAGTTACATGGCCAATACACAATCTTCAAGAGCCAAAGTACGGTCACAGAGTGCGCCAAAGACGAGGCCCGAATCATTTGAGAGACAATCAAGCAGAAGGCGGGCACCAACTGAGCGATCGTCTTCTCATATGGGCTGTGCACCCCAAGACTTCCAGTATCCATGGACAATGAAGCTTGCCAAGTCTGCAAGTTCAGTCAATAATAGTGAATGTGGTTCCACATGTACAGTGCTCACAAATACCAACTACAGATCTCTTGTTGCATGTGAAGTAAGAAAAGTTCCTGACTGCCATTGTCAGGAATCACTCTGTACAGTGGTTCCATGTTTAGAATTCAAGgacaagaaatga
- the LOC111778927 gene encoding uncharacterized protein LOC111778927, translated as MAAIPVLALLLILQSTAANEFNDLLSPLLSPIFENVCKQVNCGKGSCKPSDNDTFSFECDCDSGWKKSLSDDDDDDDGHFKFLPCIIPNCTLTHSCSSAPPPGIQTKPRTNDSIFDPCSWVDCGGGSCNKTSPFTYKCDCLADYYNLLNITAFPCYKDCSIGMDCQELGIPVATSPPSATASSTNNNAASGLLLKRSSLSTISSVVTGVATLLLLIK; from the exons ATGGCGGCCATTCCTGTTCTTGCTCTGCTGCTCATCCTTCAATCTACAGCGGCTAATGAATTCAACGACCTATTATCGCCTCTTCTCTCACCCATTTTCG AAAATGTCTGCAAGCAAGTGAACTGTGGGAAAGGGAGCTGTAAACCTTCTGATAATGATACTTTCTCGTTTGAATGTGATTGTGATTCTGGGTGGAAGAAGAGTCTttctgatgatgatgatgatgatgatggtcaCTTCAAGTTTCTTCCCTGCATTATACCCAATT GTACTTTGACGCACTCGTGCTCATCGGCGCCTCCACCGGGCATACAGACCAAACCAAGAACCAATGACTCGATATTCGATC CTTGCAGTTGGGTCGACTGTGGAGGCGGTTCGTGCAACAAGACGTCGCCATTTACGTACAAATGTGATTGTTTGGCTGATTACTATAATCTTCTCAACATCACTGCCTTTCCATGCTACAAAGATT GCTCAATAGGAATGGATTGCCAGGAACTGGGAATTCCAGTGGCAACCTCCCCTCCTTCTGCAACTGCCAGTTCAACTAATAACAACG CTGCAAGCGGATTACTTCTCAAGCGAAGCTCCCTCTCGACGATTAGCTCGGTGGTAACAGGTGTCGCGACGCTACTGCTGCTGATCAAATAG
- the LOC111779415 gene encoding VAN3-binding protein-like, with protein MEKTATEPWRLEPPPSHSSSVYRPPDTPLEPMEFLSRSWSVSALEVSKALAPPRLTLSKHPTAGNGFTAAGGAGIILEDLTGELEEITPFAGNPFSFASSETSQMVMERIMSQSQEVSPRTSGRLSHSSGPLNGAQSCGSLTDSPPVSPSEIDDVKCGRSNIPVNQYRVTASGGATTAGGGKTVGRWLKDRKEKKKEETRAQNAQLHAAISVAGVAAAIAAIAAATAASSGSSKDEHKAKTDMAVASAATLVAAQCVEAAEVMGAERDHLASVLSNAVNVKSAGDIMTLTAAAATALRGAATLKARALKEVWNIAAVIPVDKGMGVAENGSIGNSNSSFSGELVHPEENFLGICSREFLARGCELLKRTREGDLHWKIVSVYINGMNQVMLKMKSRHVAGTITKKKKNIVLEVIKNMPAWPGRHLLEGGEHRRYFGLKTILRGVVEFECKNVREYEIWTQGVSRLLAMAAEKRGDRVM; from the exons ATGGAAAAAACAGCTACAGAGCCTTGGCGATTGGAGCCGCCACCGTCTCATTCCTCCTCCGTCTACCGTCCGCCGGACACCCCATTAGAGCCCATGGAGTTCCTCTCCCGTTCTTGGAGCGTCTCTGCTCTCGAGGTCTCCAAAGCCCTCGCCCCTCCTCGTTTGACTCTTTCTAAGCACCCCACTGCCGGAAATGGCTTCACCGCTGCTGGCGGTGCCGGCATCATTTTGGAGGATTTAACCGGCGAACTTGAAGAGATTACCCCTTTTGCTGGAAACCCATTTTCATTTGCTTCATCTGAAACGTCGCAGATGGTGATGGAACGGATTATGTCACAGTCG CAAGAGGTTTCGCCGCGAACTTCTGGCAGACTGTCTCACAGCAGTGGCCCTCTCAATGGCGCACAAAGTTGTGGTTCATTAACCGACAGTCCACCTGTCTCTCCTTCGGAGATCGATGACGTTAAG TGTGGCCGTTCAAACATCCCTGTAAACCAGTACAGAGTTACTGCCAGTGGCGGTGCCACCACTGCCGGCGGTGGAAAAACTGTTGGGAGATGGCTAAAGGacaggaaagagaagaagaaggaagaaacaaGAGCTCAGAATGCTCAGCTTCATGCTGCTATTTCTGTTGCTGGTGTAGCTGCAGCCATTGCTGCTATTGCTGCAGCCACTGCAGCTTCTTCTGGTTCTAGCAAAGACGAACATAAAGCTAAAACTGACATGGCTGTTGCCTCCGCTGCAACGTTGGTTGCTGCTCAATGCGTTGAGGCAGCTGAAGTAATGGGTGCTGAACGCGATCACCTTGCATCAGTCTTGAGTAATGCTGTTAATGTCAAGTCAGCTGGTGATATCATGACACTAACTGCAGCTGCAGCTACTG CGTTACGTGGGGCGGCGACGCTTAAAGCGAGAGCGTTGAAGGAAGTGTGGAACATAGCAGCAGTGATTCCGGTAGATAAAGGTATGGGAGTTGCTGAGAATGGCAGCATTGGCAACTCCAACAGTAGTTTCAGTGGTGAACTTGTCCACCCTGAAGAGAATTTCTTAGGCATTTGCAGCCGAGAGTTTCTCGCTCGAGGCTGCGAGCTTCTGAAACGTACTCGTGAAG GTGATCTACACTGGAAAATAGTCTCTGTATACATTAACGGAATGAATCAG GTTatgttgaagatgaagagcAGGCACGTAGCTGGGACcataacaaaaaagaaaaaga ATATCGTGTTGGAGGTAATAAAAAACATGCCCGCCTGGCCCGGTCGCCACCTTCTCGAGGGAGGAGAACACCGTCGCTACTTCGGCCTGAAGACCATCCTGCGGGGCGTCGTCGAATTCGAATGCAAGAACGTACGAGAGTACGAGATATGGACTCAAGGCGTGTCTCGGCTGCTAGCGATGGCAGCGGAGAAGAGAGGAGACAGAGTAATGTAA